Proteins from a genomic interval of Equus quagga isolate Etosha38 chromosome 11, UCLA_HA_Equagga_1.0, whole genome shotgun sequence:
- the CLDN7 gene encoding claudin-7 encodes MANSGLQLLGFAMAVLGWVGLVAATAIPQWQMSSYAGDNIITAQAMYKGLWMDCVTQSTGLMSCKMYDSVLSLPASMQATRALMVVSLVLGFLAMFVATMGMKCTNCGGDDKVKKARIAMAGGIIFIVAGLAALIACSWYGHQIVTDFYNPLVPMNTKYEFGPAIFIGWAGSALVLLGGALLSCSCPGSESKAGYRAPRSYPKPNSAKEYV; translated from the exons ATGGCCAATTCGGGCCTGCAGCTGCTGGGCTTTGCCATGGCTGTGCTGGGCTGGGTGGGCCTGGTGGCCGCCACCGCCATCCCGCAGTGGCAGATGAGCTCGTATGCGGGCGACAACATCATTACGGCCCAGGCCATGTACAAGGGGCTGTGGATGGACTGCGTCACGCAGAGCACGGGCCTGATGAGCTGCAAAATGTACGACTCGGTGCTCTCCCTGCCGG CGTCCATGCAAGCCACCCGAGCCCTAATGGTGGTATCCTTGGTGCTGGGCTTCCTGGCCATGTTCGTGGCCACGATGGGCATGAAGTGTACAAACTGCGGGGGAGACGACAAAGTGAAGAAGGCCCGTATAGCCATGGCCGGAGGCATCATTTTCATCGTGGCAG GTCTTGCTGCCTTGATAGCTTGCTCCTGGTATGGCCACCAGATCGTCACAGACTTTTATAACCCCTTGGTCCCCATGAATACTAA GTATGAGTTTGGTCCTGCCATCTTCATTGGCTGGGCAGGGTCCGCTCTGGTCCTCCTGGGAGGTGCCCTGCTCTCTTGCTCCTGTCCTGGAAGTGAGAGCAAAGCTGGGTACCGTGCACCCCGCTCCTACCCTAAGCCCAACTCTGCCAAGGAGTACGTGTGA
- the ELP5 gene encoding elongator complex protein 5: MPRPFHLEGAGQLSVTPSESVRRGAERELEMLESLLALGGLVLLRDSVEWEGRSLLKALIKKSAACGEQVHILGCEVSEEEFREGFDSHVNSRLVYHDLFRDPLNWSKTGEALPEGPLGALRAMCRRTNPGPVTIALDSLSWLLLHLPCTTLCQTLHALSHQDSCPGNSTPVEPVHVLGLLHEELHGPGPVGALSSLAQAEVTLSGAMGQASAHILYRRPRQRPTHQTQWFSILPDFSLDLQRGPPLELQRHPDPHTPPVDPTTQLTFNLHLSKEEKEAKDSLTLPFQFSSEKQQALLRPGPSQATSRIFYEPDAYDDLDQEDPDDDLDV; this comes from the exons ATGCCCCGCCCCTTTCACCTGGAGGGGGCGGGGCAGCTGTCCGTGACGCCATCAGAGAGCGTCCGAAGAGGGGCAGAGCGCGAGTTGGAGATGTTGGAGTCGCTGTTGGCTCTTGGCGGCCTGGTTTTGCTGCGGG ACTCCGTGGAGTGGGAGGGGCGCAGTCTCTTGAAGGCGCTTATCAAGAAGTCTGCAGCCTG TGGAGAGCAAGTCCACATCCTGGGCTGTGAAGTGAGCGAGGAAGAGTTTCGTGAAGGTTTTGACTCACATGTCAACAGCCG GCTGGTTTACCATGACCTCTTCAGAGACCCTCTCAACTGGTCAAAGACTGGGGAAGCCCTTCCTGAGGGGCCCCTGGGAGCCTTGAGAGCCATGTGCAGGAGGACAAATCCTGGTCCTGTCACCATTGCTCTGGATTCACTCAGCTGGCTGCTGCTTCACCTTCCCTGTACCACACTCTGCCAGACCCTGCATGCTCTGAGCCATCAGGACTCCTGCCCTG GTAACAGCACCCCAGTGGAGCCGGTGCATGTGCTGGGCTTGCTACATGAAGAGCTTCATGGCCCAGGCCCCGTGGGAGCATTGAGCAGCCTTGCTCAGGCTGAGGTGACCCTGAGTGGTGCAATGGGTCAGGCCTCTGCCCACATCCTCTATCGGAGGCCCCGACAGCGCCCGACCCATCAG actCAATGGTTCTCCATCCTGCCTGACTTCAGCCTGGATCTCCAAAGGGGGCCCCCCCTAGAGTTGCAGCGCCACCCAGATCCTCACACCCCCCCG GTGGACCCCACGACTCAACTGACATTTAATCTTCACCTatccaaggaagagaaagaagccaaagacAGCCTGACCCTGCCCTTCCAGTTCAGCTCTGAAAA acaGCAGGCTCTACTGCGCCCTGGGCCAAGCCAGGCTACCAGCCGCATCTTCTATGAGCCAGATGCTTATGATGACCTGGACCAAGAAGACCCAGATGATGACCTAGATGTTTGA
- the CTDNEP1 gene encoding CTD nuclear envelope phosphatase 1 gives MMRTQCLLGLRTFVAFAAKLWSFFIYLLRRQIRTVIQYQTVRYDILPLSPVSRNRLGQVKRKILVLDLDETLIHSHHDGVLRPTVRPGTPPDFILKVVIDKHPVRFFVHKRPHVDFFLEVVSQWYELVVFTASMEIYGSAVADKLDNSRSILKRRYYRQHCTLELGSYIKDLSVVHSDLSSIVILDNSPGAYRSHPDNAIPIKSWFSDPSDTALLNLLPMLDALRFTADVRSVLSRNLHQHRLW, from the exons ATGATGCGGACGCAGTGTCTGCTGGGGCTGCGCACGTTCGTGGCCTTCGCCGCCAAGCTCTGGAGCTTCTTCATTTACCTTTTGCGGAGGCAGATCCGCACG GTAATTCAGTACCAAACTGTTCGATATGATATCCTTCCCTTATCTCCTGTGTCCCGGAATCGGCTAG GCCAGGTGAAGAGGAAGATCCTTGTGCTGGATCTGGATGAGACACTTATTCACTCCCATCATGATGGGGTCCTGAGGCCCACAGTCCGGCCTGGAACGCCTCCTGACTTCATCCTCAAG GTGGTAATAGACAAACATCCAGTCCGGTTTTTTGTACATAAGAGGCCCCATGTGGATTTCTTCTTAGAAGTG GTGAGCCAGTGGTATGAGCTGGTGGTGTTCACAGCAAGCATGGAGATTTATGGCTCTGCTGTGGCAGATAAACTGGACAATAGCAGAAGCATTCTCAAGAGGAGATACTACAGACAG CACTGCACTTTGGAATTGGGCAGCTACATCAAGGACCTCTCTGTGGTCCACAGTGACCTCTCCAGCATTGTGATCCTAGATAACTCTCCAGGGGCTTACAGGAGCCATCCAG ACAATGCCATCCCCATCAAATCCTGGTTCAGTGACCCCAGTGACACCGCCCTTCTCAACCTGCTTCCGATGCTGGATGCCCTCAG GTTCACCGCTGATGTTCGTTCTGTGCTGAGCCGAAACCTTCACCAACATAGGCTCTGGTGA
- the GABARAP gene encoding gamma-aminobutyric acid receptor-associated protein produces MKFVYKEEHPFEKRRSEGEKIRKKYPDRVPVIVEKAPKARIGDLDKKKYLVPSDLTVGQFYFLIRKRIHLRAEDALFFFVNNVIPPTSATMGQLYQEHHEEDFFLYIAYSDESVYGL; encoded by the exons ATGAAGTTCGTGTATAAAGAGGAGCATCCGTTCGAGAAGCGCCGCTCTGAGGGCGAGAAGATCCGAAAGAAATACCCAGACCGGGTCCCG GTGATAGTAGAAAAGGCTCCCAAAGCTCGGATAGGGGACCTGGACAAAAAGAAATACCTGGTGCCTTCTGATCTCACAG TTGGTCAGTTCTACTTCTTGATCCGGAAGCGAATTCATCTCCGAGCTGAGGATGCCTTGTTCTTCTTTGTTAACAATGTCATTCCACCCACCAGTGCCACGATGGGTCAGCTATACCAG GAACACCATGAAGAAGACTTCTTTCTATACATTGCCTACAGTGATGAAAGTGTCTACGGTCTGTGA